From the Choristoneura fumiferana chromosome 15, NRCan_CFum_1, whole genome shotgun sequence genome, the window atatatctactTCACTTCAATAATTAATGTAGAGCGACCATGTATTCcgttgttattttattagttttaatgatataataatttgtaattaattgaaatattaGCTAATGCTTCAGACCTTGCCTGTTGTATTCAATTTTAGctggttattaatattttcaactcctgatcacctattaaaaattatcttattttttttacttagcttaTATtgtgttccactgctgggcttATACCcttatagaataaaaaaatatatacgtaaGGATTTAGTAAAACTCGTTTTAATCATTACAATCGTTGTATATTTTTTCTGTACACAAGGTATAAACATTTaacagtaaatataaaaataatgtactttAACATAGGTACTTGTCTTATCCTAGATCGAACCTAAATAATCAGGTCATTAGtggaagttatttttaaatgagtAACTGAGGGGTTTGTAAAACAGTGtttgataatatttattttcttgaggttataaatcaatcaatcaatcaatggggtcaatttttaaaattgcaCCTGTGAAATTACGCTCGACTATTACATTTTCGACTTGctaagaaaattaataaaagtgaTAATTCTCTAATAATACGTTCGTATTGAATTTAATATAGATATATAAGTAATCGCTTCCCTGGATGATTAAAGAATTTACTTTAAGCAGGTTTTATAATGGAAGTCCATGAAGAGTTTAAACTTCAGCAACATACGTATATTTGTTatgacaatacggtatttgactaatttttcattcattttataaatcaaagcttgtaaatgcgtttaggtatttaaaacaGAGTTGTAAAgattgaaattcaagattagacagagaaagctGATATACTTGCAAATGGCGTTACACGCTATCTAGTAGCGTCATGCCtactgcatagagaaaaacgttttagaaagagacagattcattaggaaaaataaataaaatctaatttttattgcaacattttaaatattattatcttataCATTTAAACAATTGTGGCTATACCCTGCCAGGGTGCACAAAAAGGtgttaagtattttaagtttttgccaAATCAATTAATGTAGATgaagagattaaaaaaaatcacttaattaaattttcaacaGATTTTTGTTTCGCTAAACAATGGCAGGATTTctataatttcataattataggATATGGCGAATTCagtagttgtcaaataccgtattgacagGAAGCACATTGGGCTTACTTACAGATTTCTATTAACCGGAGATGTGCATTACATGTTCAACGATCGTTGAACCCTTAATAAGGttccatttattggagcatactacaacagaatcaaaagcagccatcgaatacatacctgacaaagaatatgtttaaagctagtcgtattttcaataattacaatggaaattgtgacgtattctgatattaataaggttcagtttccaactcaatgcaagtggtcgctaaatcgcctctaccttattaagggttaagtttGATAGAAATTGTACAAACCCGCTCAAGGAAGAGTTTAATTGACTAGGCCTAATGGTAACCATCTGACAGTAACTTTCTATGGATTCATACATTATACTGTATTCCATGCACAGATGGTCACCCTAACTTACTTACATACAGTTGGTGGTttttgtcatatatttttggtattGGGCTcgaatattaaaaatgtaacttcAAAGTATCTTACATTCTTAGGTTCAAACACAGATTATTTATTAAGCACCACAGTAATTGTCTTAAACTATGTTATTTGTATAactattggttttaaaagaattaCAATATGTTTGTAAAACCGAACGAACTATTATAAATCGGAACAAAATCTTTGTTTACTGCAAAACTAAAACTGCATTCGAATTTTTAGGCCAAtcagtagtaggtacctagtaactTATTTATAATACCAACCACAATTGAAAATTATAGTGACAGTGACTTTTCcgaatttatttctaataagtCTTCTcgcttttattaattaaaataatcgcAAATGAGCTTTGTAAAAGAATATCTTCCGTAGGTTgccaaaaatatattgaaaatcTTTTTCCAAACATATCATGGAATTAGGGCCTGTCCGCACCGCGCGGATTTTTATATGcgtattatgattattaaatcCGTACCGCATCGCATTCAATTTGCATCAGGTCACAGTTTTTTCTTCAATGTGTTACAGAATTATGAGAAAAAAACCGCGCGGAAAAAATTTGCAGTGCGGACTAGGCCTTAATATCTTCAGCTCACATGCATTCTAACTTTGAAAACGTTCATTAATAATTCTCCATTTCTAGAGTGTGCTGGTAATTTCGAAACATCTTTGGGACAGATAAAAAGTTCAACTTGGTGTCATACAAGTGTATCTAAAGTATAACTCGGTCCCCCATAATCTATTCCAGTACCCTGATCTAGAACAGGTACATAACTATCTTGCAATAGAATTGGCTGTCGACTCGACGCTTCATTCAACTGCCTTTCTAATATCGTGTTCTGTAACTCCTCTTCTTCTAATTCTAATGTTAACTCATCAAGCATTTTCATTCTCATCTCCACTTCTCTCTCAGCCTTAGTAAGTTCCAAAGTATTGTCTTGCATTTCTTTCGTAGTTCTAGCTAACTCTTCTTCAATTTTATCAATGAGCATAGTCACCTGGCTAACGTTTTCGCAACTATTTGCTTTGTTTTCATCTGTATACCTTTTTACTTTTGCTGTCAGTCTGACGACTAATTCTTCTTCGCGGTGCAACCTCTTGTTTATGATAGCTAGCTTTTCCAACAGTTCTATTTCCTCTCGTATCCTTGTCAATTCGTCTGCGGATGCATCTGAGTCTGTGTCGTTCTGTGTTTGAGTTAGTCTTTCGGAATTAACTTGGCAGATGTTGGTCAGTTCTTTAGTGAAGTAGTGCTCTCTCATTAGGTGTCGTTCTCTTCTGGATTTGTGTTTGGTGTGTCTTCTGGGTGGGGTTCCACTGCCGACGCCGACTCCACTGTCACTGTTCGCTGCTTGACTGTCGTTTACTTCTGTGTTGCGGCCCAGGTCTCGAAGGTAGGA encodes:
- the LOC141435723 gene encoding uncharacterized protein, with translation MDPSSSDYSDEEVGVIARGQKLWVRGVRSHTTCADIVRALQDAPEAGGLSEHTEWVLAERWRGVERPLPPEAPVLLVLAAWGDARHEVRLSLRRVSSGEDDSGRDSDGSRSGRRRRRGRGSPVRAKSEDPAARLVTVIQHQSKTIHQQLDKLREQEKLIDQLEDQTHKSRMEKHGTNYLLESYLRDLGRNTEVNDSQAANSDSGVGVGSGTPPRRHTKHKSRRERHLMREHYFTKELTNICQVNSERLTQTQNDTDSDASADELTRIREEIELLEKLAIINKRLHREEELVVRLTAKVKRYTDENKANSCENVSQVTMLIDKIEEELARTTKEMQDNTLELTKAEREVEMRMKMLDELTLELEEEELQNTILERQLNEASSRQPILLQDSYVPVLDQGTGIDYGGPSYTLDTLV